GGCCACCACCTCGGTCGCCCCGTGCTTCTGGAATGCCGCGACGATCTGGTCGAGCTCGCGGACCTGCGCCTCACCCTCCGCATCGGTTTGCGCCACCAACAACGCCGCAGCGCTGCGGTCCAGCCCCATGTGCAACATGTCCTCGGTCGCGTTGATCGCCACCGAGTCCATGTACTCCAGCATCGCCGGGCGCATCACCGAGGTGATCGCCAGCACGGCAGCGGTGGCCGCGTCGTCGGCGGCGAAGGTGGCCACTGCCGTGGCCGGCGGCGACTGCGCGGGCATCAGCCGCAGCAGCGCCTCGGTGACCACACCGAGCGTTCCCTCACTGCCGACCATCAACTTGGTCAGCGACAACCCGGCGCTGTCCTTCAGCCGCGGTCCGCCCAACCGGATTGCGGTGCCGTCGGCCAGCACCACCTGCAGGCCCAGCACGTAGTCCGAGGTCACCCCGTACTTCACGCAACACAGGCCCCCCGCGTTGGTGGCCACGTTGCCGCCGATCGAGCAGATCTCGAACGAGGACGGATCCGGCGGGTACCACAGCCCCTGCGCGGCGACCGCAGCCTTGACCTCCGCGTTCAGCAGTCCCGGCTGCACGACCGCGGTGCGGGTGGCCGGGTCGATGTGGATCTCCCGCATCCGCTCGGTGCTCAGCACGATGCACTCGGACTGTGCGGTGCTGCCGCCGGACAGCCCGGTACCCGCACCACGGGTGGTCACCCCGACGCCATGCTCGGTGGCCCAGCGCAACGTGGTCTGCACGTGCTCGGTGGACCCCGCACGCACCACCGCCGCGGGCACCCCGGCCGCGGGGTCGAAGGCCCGGTCCTGTCGGTACTTCTCCATGCGGTCGACGTCGGTGATCACCACGTCCTCGGGCAACGCGGCGACCAGAGAGGCCACCGCCTCCTTGGTTAACGCCGCCTTTGAATTCAGCACTGTGTCCCCGCCGCCGGAGTAGTGCCGGTGAGCAGATAACGATTCACCTTGCTGTCCACGCAATCCTCGCCGTGTCCGTATGCGGTATGCCCATCCCCATCATGGGCGAGCAGTACACCGGAGGACAGTTCGGCGACCAGGTTCTTTGACCACTGGAACGGGGTCGCCGGGTCCCGGGTGGTGCCCAGCACCAGGATCGGCGGTGCGCCCGGCGCGGTCACCGGCGCGGGCGTGACGTCGGAGTGCACCGGCCAGAAATCGCAGGGCAACGCACCCCAGCCGATGAAATCGCCGAACAGCGGCGAGGCCCGCTCCAGCGCGGGCAGTTGCGCGCGGATCTCCTGCGGCGAGGATCCACCGGGGTGGTCCACACAATTGACCGCGTAGATCGACTCGTTGCCGTTGTCCTCGTAGTGCCCGTCCGGGCCGCGGCGGGTGTACTCGTCGGCCAACTGCAACAACCCGGATCCGTCGCCGAGATAGGCCGCGACCAGGGAGGCCCGCAGGAACTCCCACCGCGCTTTCGCGTACATCCCGGCCAGCAGACCCAGGCTGGCCATCGCCTCGTTGAGCTTGCGGCTGCCCACCCCTCTGATCGGCGTGGAGTCAAGCTTCTTCAGCAACCCACGCACCCGCGAGGTGACCTGGTCGGCGGAGGAGCCCAGAGCGCACGGGCGGTGGGCGAGGCAGTCGTTCACGAACGAGGTGTAGGCGAGCTGGAAGCCCTGCGCCTGGCCGAGCATGATCTGCGTGTTGGTCAGCGCCGGGTCCAGCACGCCGTCCAGCACCATGCGCCCGATGTGCCCCGGGAACAGCGCGGCGTAGATCGCGCCCAGATAGGTGCCGTAGGAGTAACCCAGGTAGTGCAGCTTGGTGTCCCCCACGACGGCGCGGATGACATCCATGTCCCGGGCGACGTCGACGGTGCCCATGTGCGCGAGCAGCGCGCCGTTCTGCTTGCAGCCGTCAGCAAACACCCGCGCCTCGTGCGTGACGTCGTCAAGGTCCGCGGCGTCGTCCGGGGTGGGGTCGACGGACAGCGCCGCGTCGAGCTGACGGTCAGTCAGGCAGTGGATCGGCGCGGAGTCCCCGACCCCGCGGGGGTCGAAGCCGATCAGGTCGTAGCGGGCCCGAACGCTCGCGCTCACGCCGGCCGCGGCCTGGTTCACGAATTCCACCCCGGAGGCACCCGGACCGCCGGGGTTGGTAAGCAACGCGCCGATCTTCTGACCGGGCCCGGTCGCGGGCCGCCGATTGATGGCCAGCTTGATCGTCGCCCCGTCCGGCGCGGCCCAGTCGATGGGCACGGTGACCTTGGCGCACTGCGCGGCGTCGCAGCGGTGCCAGGACAGCTTCTGCGCGTAGAACGCCGACAGCGCCGGGTCCTGCGACGGGTCCGGATTCAGCGCGCCACCCGTCGGTCCCGCGGTGACGGACGCCTCCGGGACCGGCGAGCTGCTCGCGCCCGGCGCATCGGTCGGCCCCGCGGCCGGCGTGCCGTTCGACCCGCACCCGGCCAGCAGGGCGAGCGCGGTGAGACCTACCAGTGCCCGGGTCAGCATTTGGTGCCGTTCTTGGGCGGGTTGCCGGTGAGCAGGAATTTGTCGACAGCGTTGTCCACGCAGGTGTTGCCCCTGCCGTAGGCGGTGTGTCCGTCACCGTCCCGGCTCAGCAGTACGCCGGAGGCCAACTGGCCGGCCAGCGCCCGCGCCCAGGCGTAAGGCGTCGCCGGGTCGTGCGTGGTGCCCACCACCAGGATCGGTAGCGCACCGGACGCGGAGATCGGGCCGGGCACCGGGCTCGGCGTCTGCGTCGGCATGTTCGCGCACGGCAGGCTGGAGAAGGCGAAGTGGACACCGAACACCACCGAGGCCGCCTTTAGCGCGGGCAACGTGGCCATCGCGTCGGCCGGGGTGTCGTCGCCGGGGTGGTCCAGGCAGTTCACGGCGTAGTTGGCCTCGTTGGAGTTGTCCTTGAACGTTCCGTCGGTGTTGCGGGCCAGCAGTTGGTCGGCCAGCCCGAGCAGGATGTCCCCGCGTCCGGCGTAGGCGTCGGCCAGCGCGGACACCTCGCTGTCCCACAACTCCGGTAGGTACATCGCGTACGCCAAGCCGGTGACCGCGTCCGCCTCGGTGAGCAACCGTCCGCGCGCGGTACGCAGAGGTGCGGCATGCAGCTTGTCGAACAACTCGAGCACACCGTCGGTGATCTGCTCTCGGTTGTCCCCGATCGAGCATTGGGTGGAGGCCGCGCAGTGGTCGGCGAACCGGTCGAACGCGTCCTGGAAGCCGGCCGCCTGCACCTCGGTCAACGCCACCGTGTCCAGCGATGGATCCAACGCCCCGTCCAGCACCAGCCGCCCCACCCGCTGTGGGAACATCCCGGCGTAGAACGAGCCGAGGTAGGTCCCGTAGGAGAACCCGAGGTAGTTCAGCTTGTTGTCACCCACCGCCGCGCGCAACACGTCCATGTCCCGGGCCGCCTGCTGGGTGCCCACATGCGCCAGCAGCGCACCGGAGCGTGCCCGGCAGCCCGCCCCGAACTCGGCGTCGATGGCCTGCAGCGCACTGAGTTCGGCCGGGTTGTCCGGGGCGTTCTCAGTGGTGAGGAACTTGTCCAGCCTGCCCGCGGACAGGCAGCGAATGGGGTCGGATGCACCAACCCCGCGTGGGTCGAACCCGACGATGTCGTAGCGGGCCCGCACGTCGGCCTGGATGACGTCGGTGGCCTGGCGCACCAGGTCGATGCCGGAGGCCCCGGGCCCGCCGGGATTGATCAGCAGGGAGCCGATCCGCCGGCCGGGATCGGTGGCCCGCAACCGCATCAGCGCCAACTGCAACGTCGGGCCGGTGGGTGCGGCCCAGTCGATCGGCACGGTGACCTTGGTGCACTCGAACGTGGTCTCACACGGGGTCCAGCTGACGCGCTGGGAGTAGAAGGTGGCGAACGCCGGGTCGGCCGCCGGCTCCGGCACCAACGGCGTCACCGCCGGGGTCACCGACGGTGCGGCGCTGGACGCCGCCGGAGGCTTCGGCCCCGCTGCCTTCGCTCCCCCGCCACATCCGGCGAGAACCAATGCTGCGGCCGCAGCGATCGCAACAGCCCTCAACGCAGGGCCAACGTGAGGGTCTCAATCGTCAACAGCGGCGCGGCATTGGTGTCCAGCGCGGTTCGGGCGGCGAGCACTGCCTCGATGCGTCGCAGCGTCAGCTCCGGGTTGCCGTTCGCGGCCACCGCGGACACCGTGTCTGCGCAGTCCACGTGCACCGGCGGGGCGGCGGAAGAAAACTGACGCACCAACACATCCCGGTACAGCGCTGCCAGGTCGACCAAGGCCCGGTCCAGGCCGTCGCGCTGGGCGCGCGTCATGCGCTTCTTCTGTCGTGTCTCCAGGTCTTTCAACGCCGCGGCCGCGCCGGGTGGTTGCTTCTCCCGCGGCCCGCCCATGCCCAACGCGGTGCGCAGCGACTCCCGCTCGGCGGCGTCGGACACCTCGGCCGCCGCGGTCACCTCGGCCTTCACCGACTCCAGCAGCTTCTCCGCGGCACGTAGTGCGGCGGGCACGTCCCGGCAGGCGGCCGGCGTGGCCAGCACGTCCCGGCGCCGTTGCGCTGCCACCGGGTCGCCAGCCAACCGCCGCGCCCGGCCGATGTGCCCCTGCGAGGCGGCTGCGGCGAACGCGGCCACGTCGTCCGCAACGCCCTGTGCGCGCAGCAACCCGGCCACCGCCGCGGTGGACGGGGTCACCAGGTGTAGGTGGCGGGCTCGGGAGCGGATGGTGGGCAACACGTCCTCCGCCGACGGCGCGCACAGAATCCACACGGTGCGCGGCGGCGGCTCCTCGATGGCCTTGAGCAACACGTTCGCCGCGGAGTCGGTGAGCCGGTCCGCGTCCTCGCAAATGATCACCTGCCAGCGCCCGCCGGCCGGGGCCAGCGCCGCGCGGCGCACCAGCTCGCGGGTGTCCGCGACGCCGATGCTGAGCAGTTCGGTGGCCAGCAATTCCACGTCGGCGTGCGAACCGGCCAGCGCGGTGTGGCAGTCCGGGCAAACCAAGCAGCCCCCGGTCGGGCACTGCAGCGCCGCAGCGAACGCGCGCGCGGCCACCGACCGACCGGACCCCGGCGGGCCGGTGAGCAACCAGGCGTGAGTCATCGCGTCCCCGCCCCCCGTGGTGGACCCCGCCCCGGACAGCCGCGCCCCGGCCGCCGCCACCGCCGCCTGCAGCGTGGCCACCACCCCGGGTTGGCCGACTACTCCGGCCCACACGGTCATCTACGGACGGCCTCCTCGTTCGGTTGCTGCGGTGTTGATTGTCCTTCCCCGACCCGGGCGTTCGACAGCGGCTCACCGTCCGTACCCGGTGCGGCCAGCTCCGCGGCCACCCGGGCCTGAATCGCCGCCGCCAGTGCGGTCGGCGCCCGCAGCGCATCCAACACGAGGTAGCGCTTCGGGGCCCGCCCGGCCAGCTCCAGGAAGCCCTGCCGGACCCGGGAGTGGAAGTCCTCCGACTCCGCCTCGATCCGGTCCGGGGCGCCGCCGCGGCGCACCGCGCCCACGCTCGGCGCCACGTCCAACAGCACGGTCAACGCTGGCTGCAGACCCTGCGTGGCCCAGTGCGAGAGCCGTTCCACCTCGGCGGCGGACAGCGCCCGCCCGGCACCCTGGTAGGCGATCGAGGAGTCCACGTACCGGTCGGTGATCACCACCGCACCTCGCCGCAGCGCGGGACGGATCAGCGCGTGCACGTGTTCGGCGCGGTCGGCGGCGTAGAGCAGCGCCTCCGCGCGCGGCGAGAGCCCGGTGTTCCCGACGTCCAACAGTGCCTCGCGCAAGCGTTGCCCCATCGGGGTGGCGCCGGGCTCGCGGGTGACCACCACCTCGTGTCCGCGCTCGGTCAACCACTCCGCGAGGCGCTGCACCTGGGTGGACTTGCCCGCACCGTCGCCACCCTCGAACGCGATCAGGTACCCCGAGGTGA
Above is a genomic segment from Sporichthyaceae bacterium containing:
- a CDS encoding FAD-linked oxidase C-terminal domain-containing protein, with protein sequence MASLVAALPEDVVITDVDRMEKYRQDRAFDPAAGVPAAVVRAGSTEHVQTTLRWATEHGVGVTTRGAGTGLSGGSTAQSECIVLSTERMREIHIDPATRTAVVQPGLLNAEVKAAVAAQGLWYPPDPSSFEICSIGGNVATNAGGLCCVKYGVTSDYVLGLQVVLADGTAIRLGGPRLKDSAGLSLTKLMVGSEGTLGVVTEALLRLMPAQSPPATAVATFAADDAATAAVLAITSVMRPAMLEYMDSVAINATEDMLHMGLDRSAAALLVAQTDAEGEAQVRELDQIVAAFQKHGATEVVATDDPAEGAAFVHARRSAIPAAELRGKLLLEDVGVPLPRLPELVDGVHRIGAERGVEIALIAHAGDGNTHPLLIVDPTDPASLAAGDQAFGEIMDLAIALGGTITGEHGVGRLKRAWLVDQLGPDVMELTRRVKQAFDPDGILNPGVIL
- a CDS encoding alpha/beta hydrolase; amino-acid sequence: MLTRALVGLTALALLAGCGSNGTPAAGPTDAPGASSSPVPEASVTAGPTGGALNPDPSQDPALSAFYAQKLSWHRCDAAQCAKVTVPIDWAAPDGATIKLAINRRPATGPGQKIGALLTNPGGPGASGVEFVNQAAAGVSASVRARYDLIGFDPRGVGDSAPIHCLTDRQLDAALSVDPTPDDAADLDDVTHEARVFADGCKQNGALLAHMGTVDVARDMDVIRAVVGDTKLHYLGYSYGTYLGAIYAALFPGHIGRMVLDGVLDPALTNTQIMLGQAQGFQLAYTSFVNDCLAHRPCALGSSADQVTSRVRGLLKKLDSTPIRGVGSRKLNEAMASLGLLAGMYAKARWEFLRASLVAAYLGDGSGLLQLADEYTRRGPDGHYEDNGNESIYAVNCVDHPGGSSPQEIRAQLPALERASPLFGDFIGWGALPCDFWPVHSDVTPAPVTAPGAPPILVLGTTRDPATPFQWSKNLVAELSSGVLLAHDGDGHTAYGHGEDCVDSKVNRYLLTGTTPAAGTQC
- a CDS encoding alpha/beta hydrolase gives rise to the protein MTPAVTPLVPEPAADPAFATFYSQRVSWTPCETTFECTKVTVPIDWAAPTGPTLQLALMRLRATDPGRRIGSLLINPGGPGASGIDLVRQATDVIQADVRARYDIVGFDPRGVGASDPIRCLSAGRLDKFLTTENAPDNPAELSALQAIDAEFGAGCRARSGALLAHVGTQQAARDMDVLRAAVGDNKLNYLGFSYGTYLGSFYAGMFPQRVGRLVLDGALDPSLDTVALTEVQAAGFQDAFDRFADHCAASTQCSIGDNREQITDGVLELFDKLHAAPLRTARGRLLTEADAVTGLAYAMYLPELWDSEVSALADAYAGRGDILLGLADQLLARNTDGTFKDNSNEANYAVNCLDHPGDDTPADAMATLPALKAASVVFGVHFAFSSLPCANMPTQTPSPVPGPISASGALPILVVGTTHDPATPYAWARALAGQLASGVLLSRDGDGHTAYGRGNTCVDNAVDKFLLTGNPPKNGTKC
- a CDS encoding DNA polymerase III subunit delta'; the protein is MTVWAGVVGQPGVVATLQAAVAAAGARLSGAGSTTGGGDAMTHAWLLTGPPGSGRSVAARAFAAALQCPTGGCLVCPDCHTALAGSHADVELLATELLSIGVADTRELVRRAALAPAGGRWQVIICEDADRLTDSAANVLLKAIEEPPPRTVWILCAPSAEDVLPTIRSRARHLHLVTPSTAAVAGLLRAQGVADDVAAFAAAASQGHIGRARRLAGDPVAAQRRRDVLATPAACRDVPAALRAAEKLLESVKAEVTAAAEVSDAAERESLRTALGMGGPREKQPPGAAAALKDLETRQKKRMTRAQRDGLDRALVDLAALYRDVLVRQFSSAAPPVHVDCADTVSAVAANGNPELTLRRIEAVLAARTALDTNAAPLLTIETLTLALR